Proteins encoded in a region of the Zea mays cultivar B73 chromosome 2, Zm-B73-REFERENCE-NAM-5.0, whole genome shotgun sequence genome:
- the LOC100273251 gene encoding Putative cis-zeatin O-glucosyltransferase: protein MSMESVAVAVVAVPFPAQGHLNGMLHLSLLLASRGLSVHYAAPGPHVRQARARVHGWGDDAHRRIEFHELEVPAYATPPPDPVAPSPFPTHLIPMSEAFLAGARAPVASLIGRVSARHRRVVVLYDRLSSFAAPEAARIPNGEAFCLQCVAACFDAAWTDAGQRLLRKHGLDAPHPGACMPREFVEYIVRTQEDSRSPAFAGVVANTCRAIESEFIDVVAGDPENRGKRVFAVGPMNPLLNVTAPTAGQSARHECLDWLDKQPPASVLYVSFGTTSSLRAEQIAELAAALRDSKQRFVWVLRDADRGVVHEEEAVESRHARFLSEFTEETQGIGLVITGWAPQLEILAHGATAAFMSHCGWNSTMESLSHGKPMLAWPMHSDQPLVAELVCKCLKAGLLVRPWEQHSAVTPAETIREVIEKVMARDEGLAVRERAKELMEFIRRSVAEGGSSRKDLDDFVAYIAR, encoded by the coding sequence ATGTCAATGGAATCCGTTGCCGTTGCCGTCGTGGCGGTGCCGTTCCCGGCGCAGGGCCACCTCAACGGCATGCTGCACTTGTCTCTGCTACTCGCGTCCCGAGGGCTTTCCGTGCACTACGCGGCGCCGGGGCCGCACGTCCGccaggcgcgcgcgcgcgtgcacGGCTGGGGCGACGACGCCCACCGCCGCATCGAGTTCCACGAGCTCGAGGTCCCCGCGTACGCCACCCCGCCGCCGGACCCGGTCGCGCCCTCGCCGTTCCCGACCCACCTCATCCCCATGAGCGAGGCCTTCCTCGCGGGCGCGCGCGCCCCAGTCGCCAGCCTCATCGGGAGGGTCTCCGCGCGCCACCGCCGCGTGGTGGTCCTGTACGATCGCCTCAGCTCCTTCGCCGCCCCCGAGGCGGCGCGGATCCCCAACGGCGAAGCGTTCTGCCTGCAGTGCGTGGCCGCGTGCTTCGACGCCGCGTGGACGGACGCCGGGCAGCGGCTCCTGCGCAAGCACGGCCTCGACGCCCCGCACCCCGGCGCCTGCATGCCGAGGGAGTTCGTGGAGTACATTGTCAGGACGCAGGAGGACAGCCGGAGTCCGGCGTTCGCTGGGGTAGTGGCGAACACGTGCCGCGCGATCGAGAGCGAGTTCATCGACGTGGTGGCCGGGGACCCTGAGAACCGAGGAAAGAGAGTCTTCGCAGTCGGGCCGATGAATCCGCTGCTTAACGTGACCGCGCCGACAGCGGGACAGAGTGCACGGCACGAGTGCTTGGACTGGCTCGACAAGCAACCGCCGGCGTCGGTGCTGTACGTGTCGTTCGGCACGACGTCGTCGCTGCGGGCGGAGCAGATCGCGGAACTCGCCGCGGCGCTGCGCGACAGCAAACAGCGGTTCGTCTGGGTTCTGCGCGACGCTGATCGCGGTGTGGTACACgaggaggaagccgtggagagTAGGCACGCCAGGTTCCTATCCGAGTTCACCGAGGAAACTCAAGGCATCGGGTTGGTGATCACCGGGTGGGCGCCGCAGCTGGAGATCCTGGCCCACGGCGCCACGGCAGCGTTCATGAGTCACTGCGGCTGGAACTCGACCATGGAGAGCCTGAGCCACGGGAAGCCGATGCTCGCCTGGCCCATGCACTCCGACCAGCCGCTGGTGGCGGAGCTCGTGTGCAAGTGCCTCAAGGCCGGGCTCCTCGTAAGGCCATGGGAGCAACACAGTGCTGTGACACCTGCGGAAACCATCCGCGAGGTGATCGAGAAGGTGATGGCACGCGATGAAGGTTTGGCGGTGCGGGAGAGGGCCAAGGAGCTCATGGAGTTTATTCGCCGCTCTGTGGCCGAGGGCGGGTCTTCGCGCAAGGACCTTGACGACTTCGTTGCTTACATAGCAAGATGA